A DNA window from Porphyromonas gingivalis ATCC 33277 contains the following coding sequences:
- the recG gene encoding ATP-dependent DNA helicase RecG: MDILSTKITYLTGVGPKRAEVLKEEIEVRTYLDLLHYFPFRYVDRSRFYAIREIRSDMPYIQLRGVLRNFSEVGEGRRKRLTATFSDGTGSIELVWFKGIKYIRDKLQEGRRYIVFGKPVFFASGYNIAHPEIDAEEKAEQVAGGLTPIYHTTERMKSMGLGSKQLQQLLYVLLNQVSATLTETLPPYILSSYGFVSYQEAIRQIHFPQGVAQLEAARTRLKFEELFYVQLHLIGSKLERKARFQGIVFAQVGALFNTFYKEHLPFELTGAQKKVVREIRQDTLSGHQMNRLVQGDVGSGKTLVALLSMLLALDNGCQACLMAPTEILARQHHHTLSELLRPLGIEVGLLIGSCTARQRERLLPRLADGSLSIVVGTHALLEQGVAFHRLGMAVIDEQHRFGVQQRARLWEKNLDTLPHILIMSATPIPRTLAMTLYGDLDISIIDELPPGRKPIQTLHHFDNDMAPVFRFLRSQLAAGRQVYVVYPMIEGSETTDLKNLEDGFELFSSIFPDEGVTMVHGKMKAKEKEARMADFVSGRSRILLATTVIEVGVNVPNATVMVVENADRFGLSQLHQLRGRVGRGGEQSYCILITGTKTGEDSRRRIQVMVETNDGFEIAEEDMRLRGFGDLEGTRQSGRQISLRIANPARDTELIALSRSIAEQLLERDPELRHPDNQMLALRLNKLFPKEEDWSVIS, from the coding sequence ATGGATATCCTATCGACCAAAATCACTTACCTGACCGGCGTAGGGCCGAAGCGGGCGGAAGTACTGAAGGAGGAAATAGAAGTACGTACCTATCTGGATCTTCTCCATTATTTCCCCTTTCGCTATGTCGATAGGAGTCGATTTTATGCCATACGGGAGATACGCTCCGATATGCCCTATATCCAACTGCGCGGTGTCCTTCGCAACTTCTCCGAGGTGGGCGAAGGACGGCGCAAGCGGCTGACGGCTACTTTCTCGGACGGTACGGGAAGCATAGAGCTGGTTTGGTTCAAGGGTATCAAGTACATACGCGACAAACTGCAGGAAGGACGGCGATATATCGTTTTCGGCAAGCCTGTTTTCTTCGCTTCCGGCTATAACATAGCACATCCCGAAATAGATGCGGAGGAGAAGGCAGAGCAGGTAGCCGGCGGACTGACTCCGATTTATCACACCACAGAGCGCATGAAGAGTATGGGGCTGGGCAGCAAACAGCTCCAGCAACTCCTGTACGTACTCCTCAATCAGGTATCAGCCACACTGACCGAGACATTGCCGCCTTACATCCTTTCGTCTTATGGGTTCGTCTCCTATCAGGAAGCCATCAGACAGATTCATTTCCCTCAGGGGGTGGCACAGCTGGAAGCTGCCCGTACAAGACTCAAGTTCGAAGAGCTGTTCTATGTGCAGCTGCATCTGATCGGCAGCAAGCTGGAGCGTAAAGCGCGTTTTCAGGGAATTGTTTTTGCTCAAGTGGGAGCCTTGTTCAATACATTCTACAAGGAACATCTGCCTTTCGAACTGACCGGTGCGCAGAAAAAGGTGGTACGGGAGATCCGGCAGGATACCCTCAGCGGACATCAAATGAACCGACTAGTGCAGGGCGATGTGGGTAGCGGTAAAACTTTGGTAGCCTTGCTGTCCATGCTGTTGGCTCTGGACAATGGCTGTCAGGCTTGCCTGATGGCTCCGACCGAAATTCTCGCCAGACAGCATCATCATACCCTGTCCGAACTGTTGCGACCGCTTGGCATAGAAGTCGGTTTGCTCATCGGAAGCTGTACCGCACGTCAGCGGGAACGCTTGCTTCCGCGTCTGGCCGATGGCTCGCTCTCCATCGTCGTCGGTACGCATGCCCTATTGGAACAGGGAGTGGCCTTTCATCGTTTGGGAATGGCTGTCATAGACGAGCAGCACCGATTCGGCGTACAGCAGCGAGCCCGCTTGTGGGAAAAGAACCTCGACACTCTGCCCCATATTCTGATTATGAGTGCCACCCCCATACCTCGTACATTGGCCATGACGTTATACGGCGATCTGGATATTTCCATCATTGACGAATTGCCTCCCGGCCGTAAGCCCATACAGACGCTCCACCACTTCGACAACGATATGGCTCCTGTCTTTCGTTTCCTGCGATCTCAGCTTGCCGCAGGCCGGCAGGTATATGTGGTGTATCCGATGATCGAGGGGTCGGAGACGACCGATCTGAAGAATCTTGAAGATGGCTTCGAGCTGTTCTCTTCCATTTTCCCCGATGAGGGCGTGACGATGGTGCACGGCAAGATGAAAGCCAAGGAAAAGGAGGCACGTATGGCGGACTTCGTCAGCGGTCGCTCCCGTATCTTGTTGGCTACGACGGTTATCGAAGTCGGAGTGAATGTCCCCAATGCTACGGTGATGGTAGTGGAGAATGCCGATCGTTTCGGCCTGTCGCAGCTACACCAGCTTAGAGGACGTGTAGGCCGCGGAGGAGAGCAAAGCTATTGCATCCTGATCACGGGAACGAAAACAGGAGAGGATTCGCGTCGGCGTATTCAGGTGATGGTGGAGACGAACGATGGATTCGAAATAGCAGAGGAAGATATGCGCCTTCGTGGTTTCGGCGACTTGGAGGGTACGCGCCAGAGCGGTCGTCAGATCAGCCTTCGGATAGCCAATCCCGCACGAGATACGGAGCTGATAGCTCTTTCCCGAAGTATAGCGGAGCAACTACTGGAGCGCGACCCCGAACTTCGCCATCCCGACAATCAAATGCTGGCCCTTCGTCTGAACAAACTTTTCCCCAAGGAGGAAGACTGGAGTGTCATAAGCTAA
- a CDS encoding HAD family hydrolase: MEKKESMDYNNITEALQAFRTEKAYRHAPLRSCFFDMDGVLFDSMPAHARSWVEAAGECGIAAEPLDFYRWEGQKGSDTIKILFERGYGRLPTEKEIADMYGRKSQLFALYNSGSVIDDAPALVSDVCDRGLRIMLVTGSSQTDILQRLQRSYGDNFSPANMVTGADVHRGKPHPEPYLKALECVGMSPSEAFVVENAPLGVRAAVDAGIFTIAVNTGCLPDADLWDAGASLVLPSMAVLRSLLGELLTESLSSSA, from the coding sequence ATGGAGAAAAAAGAGTCGATGGACTACAATAACATAACGGAAGCATTACAGGCTTTCCGCACAGAGAAGGCATACCGGCATGCCCCTCTCCGTTCGTGCTTTTTCGATATGGACGGAGTGCTGTTCGATTCCATGCCGGCACATGCACGGAGTTGGGTGGAGGCTGCCGGAGAATGCGGTATCGCTGCGGAGCCGCTGGATTTCTATCGCTGGGAAGGACAGAAGGGTAGCGATACCATCAAGATCCTGTTCGAACGGGGATACGGACGACTGCCGACAGAAAAAGAAATAGCCGATATGTACGGGCGCAAGAGTCAACTCTTCGCTTTGTACAATTCCGGAAGCGTGATCGACGATGCTCCGGCTCTGGTGTCGGACGTTTGTGACCGGGGCTTGCGTATCATGCTGGTGACAGGTTCGTCCCAGACTGATATATTGCAGCGTTTGCAAAGAAGTTATGGCGACAACTTCAGTCCTGCGAACATGGTGACAGGTGCCGATGTACACCGTGGAAAACCTCATCCGGAGCCTTATCTCAAGGCATTGGAGTGCGTGGGGATGTCGCCTTCCGAGGCTTTTGTGGTAGAGAATGCTCCGCTGGGAGTTCGTGCTGCTGTCGATGCCGGTATCTTTACCATTGCGGTGAATACAGGTTGCTTGCCCGATGCCGATTTGTGGGATGCCGGTGCATCGCTTGTCCTTCCCTCGATGGCTGTCCTTCGTTCACTATTGGGCGAATTGCTTACCGAATCTCTCTCTTCCTCGGCCTAA
- a CDS encoding leucine-rich repeat domain-containing protein, which translates to MKRKPLFSALVILSGFFGSVHPASAQKVPAPVDGERIIMELSEADVECTIKIEAEDGYANDIWADLNGNGKYDSGERLDSGEFRDVEFRQTKAIVYGKMAKFLFRGSSAGDYGATFIDISNCTGLTAFDCFANLLTELDLSKANGLTFVNCGKNQLTKLDLPANADIETLNCSKNKITSLNLSTYTKLKELYVGDNGLTALDLSANTLLEELVYSNNEVTTINLSANTNLKSLYCINNKMTGLDVAANKELKILHCNNNQLTALNLSANTKLTTLSFFNNELANIDLSGNTALEWLFCNGNKLTKLDVSANANLIALQCSNNQLTALDLSKTPKLTTLNCYSNRIKDTAMRALIESLPTITEGEGRFVPYNDDEEGGEEENVCTTEHVEMAKAKNWKVLTSWGEPFPGITALISIEGESEYSVYAQDGILYLSGMEQGLPVQVYTMGGSMMYSSVASGSAMEIQLPRGAAYVVRIGSHAIKTAMP; encoded by the coding sequence ATGAAAAGAAAACCGCTATTCTCAGCCCTTGTAATCCTTTCCGGCTTCTTCGGATCGGTTCACCCGGCCTCAGCACAGAAAGTTCCTGCACCCGTCGATGGCGAGCGCATTATCATGGAGCTAAGTGAGGCCGATGTGGAGTGTACAATCAAAATAGAAGCCGAGGATGGCTATGCCAACGACATTTGGGCAGACCTCAACGGAAACGGCAAGTACGATTCGGGGGAGAGGCTCGATTCAGGTGAGTTTCGTGATGTTGAGTTCAGACAAACAAAGGCCATCGTCTATGGCAAAATGGCCAAATTCTTGTTTAGAGGTTCTTCTGCAGGAGACTATGGTGCTACCTTTATAGATATTAGCAATTGTACCGGCCTGACTGCTTTCGACTGCTTTGCCAATCTGCTGACAGAACTCGATCTGTCCAAAGCAAACGGTCTGACTTTTGTAAACTGCGGCAAAAACCAGCTGACCAAGCTTGACCTGCCCGCAAATGCGGACATTGAGACGCTGAACTGCTCCAAAAACAAGATAACGAGTCTCAACCTATCGACCTATACCAAGCTGAAAGAGCTTTATGTGGGCGACAACGGGCTGACAGCCTTGGATCTCTCCGCCAATACGCTCCTCGAAGAGCTGGTGTATTCTAACAACGAGGTGACTACGATAAACCTGTCTGCCAATACGAACTTGAAAAGCCTGTATTGCATAAACAATAAGATGACCGGACTCGATGTCGCAGCCAACAAAGAGCTGAAAATACTCCACTGCAACAACAATCAGCTGACCGCCCTCAATCTCTCGGCCAATACCAAGCTGACGACTCTAAGCTTCTTCAACAACGAGCTGGCAAATATCGATCTCTCCGGCAACACGGCTTTGGAGTGGCTTTTCTGCAACGGCAATAAGCTGACGAAGTTGGATGTATCTGCCAACGCCAATCTGATAGCACTGCAATGCAGCAACAACCAGCTGACTGCTCTGGATCTGTCAAAAACGCCGAAACTGACAACGTTGAATTGCTACTCCAACCGGATCAAAGATACCGCCATGCGTGCATTGATCGAAAGCCTGCCTACGATCACTGAAGGAGAAGGCAGGTTCGTTCCTTACAACGACGATGAAGAAGGAGGAGAAGAGGAGAACGTGTGTACAACCGAACACGTGGAAATGGCCAAGGCCAAGAATTGGAAGGTACTTACCTCGTGGGGAGAGCCTTTCCCCGGAATAACGGCTTTGATTTCCATCGAAGGTGAGAGCGAATATTCCGTATATGCTCAAGATGGCATCCTCTACCTCTCCGGTATGGAGCAGGGCTTGCCCGTTCAGGTATATACTATGGGAGGAAGCATGATGTACTCATCTGTCGCTTCCGGATCAGCCATGGAAATACAGCTCCCGAGAGGTGCGGCCTATGTAGTACGCATCGGCAGCCATGCGATCAAAACCGCGATGCCGTAA